The Thermanaerovibrio acidaminovorans DSM 6589 genome contains a region encoding:
- a CDS encoding HpcH/HpaI aldolase/citrate lyase family protein yields the protein MRPVRSMLYVPGNSPGMLQHCATFGADSVLLDLEDAVALSEKDAARDLVCEMLKVLDFGSVVVTVRVNGADTEFFQEDLRAVVPLRPHAVRIPKCSSPEDVILADRLMGRIEEEHGLPVGSVRIHAMLETARGVVNALEIGRSSPRVEALTLGGQDLTADMGVSKTREGWELFVARSQVALAARSLGLQALDTVWADVDDHQGLYEEARRVVGLGFTGKAAIHPSQIEWIHRAFVPELSEVERARRIVDAACRAHAEGKGVVSVDGRMVDAPVVRRAENTLRLWEMGEVEGL from the coding sequence ATGAGGCCCGTGAGGTCCATGCTTTACGTGCCGGGTAACAGCCCGGGGATGCTGCAGCACTGCGCCACCTTCGGGGCGGACAGCGTGCTTCTGGACCTGGAGGACGCGGTGGCCCTGTCGGAGAAGGACGCGGCCCGGGACCTGGTGTGCGAGATGCTCAAGGTGCTGGACTTCGGGTCCGTGGTGGTCACCGTTCGGGTGAACGGGGCGGACACGGAGTTCTTCCAGGAGGACCTTAGGGCGGTGGTTCCCTTGAGGCCCCACGCGGTGAGGATCCCCAAGTGCTCCTCCCCGGAGGACGTGATCCTGGCGGACCGCCTCATGGGCCGGATAGAGGAGGAGCATGGGTTGCCGGTGGGCAGCGTGAGGATCCACGCCATGCTGGAGACCGCCCGCGGGGTGGTGAACGCCCTTGAGATAGGTCGCAGTAGCCCCCGGGTGGAGGCGCTGACTCTGGGAGGTCAGGACCTGACGGCGGACATGGGGGTGAGCAAGACCCGGGAGGGCTGGGAGCTCTTCGTGGCCCGTAGCCAGGTGGCGCTGGCGGCCCGGAGCCTTGGCCTTCAGGCGCTGGACACGGTTTGGGCTGACGTGGATGACCACCAGGGGCTTTACGAGGAGGCCCGCCGGGTGGTGGGGCTTGGCTTCACTGGCAAGGCGGCCATCCACCCGAGCCAGATAGAGTGGATCCACCGGGCCTTCGTGCCGGAGTTGTCGGAGGTGGAGCGGGCCCGCCGGATAGTGGATGCCGCCTGTAGGGCCCATGCGGAGGGCAAGGGGGTTGTGTCCGTGGACGGCCGGATGGTGGACGCGCCGGTGGTGAGGCGGGCGGAGAACACCCTTCGTCTCTGGGAGATGGGGGAGGTGGAAGGTCTGTGA
- the citF gene encoding citrate lyase subunit alpha encodes MRFVENAIGRPVPLEVPGFGAVIPYGGPFCRLGEEVPRVSPPMRGYPARRDKVTHDVEEAIRRSGLESGMTVSFHHHLRNGDAVMCRVLEACERLGIRDLTLAPSSLTDAHEEVSGFVRRGVVRMIHTSGVRGEVGKAISRGELEVPVVIHSHGGRARAIEEGSIRIDVAFLGAPKCDRMGNFTGMLGRSACGSLGYAQQDARYARHVVAVTDDLSEDPLGVVSVPQYLVDQVLVVDSLGDPRKIATGAARITRNPVDLKIARDAFRLILASGLMEDGVSFQVGAGGASLAVARYVREHMSAKGIRGSFGCGGVTGYMAQMLEEGLFRVLYDVQSFDASVTGSMLRNRNHVEIDQSWYANPLNRGCVVNHLDVVVLAALEVDVDFNVNVLTGHDGVLRGASGGHCDTAAGSKLSVVVLPSFRGGVPSIRERVGCVVTPGETVDAIVTERGVCVNPRCVDLAESARRMGLCVKDIRELKEEVERLTGVPREVEEDRSRVVALVEYRDGSVIDTVFRVDC; translated from the coding sequence GTGAGGTTTGTGGAGAACGCCATAGGACGTCCGGTGCCCCTTGAGGTTCCCGGTTTCGGTGCCGTGATCCCCTATGGTGGTCCGTTCTGCCGCCTGGGAGAGGAGGTTCCCCGGGTGAGCCCCCCAATGAGGGGCTATCCGGCCCGGAGGGACAAGGTGACCCATGACGTGGAGGAGGCCATAAGGAGGTCCGGGCTGGAGAGCGGCATGACCGTGTCGTTCCACCATCATCTGAGGAACGGTGACGCGGTGATGTGCCGTGTGCTGGAGGCCTGCGAGAGGCTTGGTATAAGGGATCTTACGCTGGCGCCCAGCTCGCTGACCGACGCCCACGAGGAGGTGTCGGGTTTCGTCCGGCGCGGTGTGGTGAGGATGATCCACACCTCCGGCGTTAGGGGTGAGGTTGGTAAGGCCATAAGCCGGGGAGAGCTGGAGGTTCCGGTGGTGATCCACAGCCACGGCGGCCGGGCCCGGGCGATAGAGGAGGGAAGCATAAGGATAGACGTGGCGTTCCTTGGGGCCCCCAAGTGCGACCGGATGGGGAACTTTACCGGCATGCTGGGCAGGTCCGCGTGCGGGTCGCTGGGTTACGCCCAGCAGGACGCCCGCTACGCCCGTCACGTGGTGGCGGTGACGGACGACCTTTCGGAGGATCCGCTTGGTGTGGTGTCGGTGCCCCAGTATCTGGTGGACCAGGTGCTGGTGGTGGACAGCCTTGGTGATCCCCGGAAGATAGCCACCGGTGCGGCCCGGATAACCCGCAACCCTGTGGACCTGAAGATTGCCCGGGACGCGTTTCGGCTGATCCTGGCGTCGGGACTGATGGAGGACGGGGTGTCGTTTCAGGTGGGTGCTGGAGGGGCGAGCCTTGCGGTGGCCCGCTACGTGAGGGAGCACATGAGCGCCAAGGGTATCCGTGGCAGCTTCGGGTGTGGCGGTGTGACGGGTTACATGGCGCAGATGCTGGAGGAGGGTCTCTTCCGGGTCCTTTACGACGTTCAGAGCTTCGACGCGTCGGTGACGGGATCCATGTTGAGGAACCGGAACCACGTGGAGATAGACCAGTCGTGGTACGCGAACCCGCTGAACCGTGGTTGCGTGGTGAACCATTTGGACGTGGTGGTTCTTGCGGCGCTGGAGGTGGACGTGGATTTCAACGTGAACGTGCTGACCGGCCATGATGGTGTGTTGCGTGGTGCATCCGGTGGCCACTGCGACACCGCGGCGGGGTCGAAGCTGTCGGTGGTGGTGCTTCCGTCGTTCCGGGGTGGAGTGCCGTCGATCCGGGAGCGGGTGGGATGTGTGGTGACCCCGGGGGAGACGGTGGACGCCATAGTGACCGAGCGGGGAGTGTGCGTGAACCCCCGTTGTGTGGATCTTGCGGAGTCCGCCAGGCGGATGGGCCTTTGCGTGAAGGACATAAGGGAGCTGAAGGAGGAGGTGGAGAGGCTGACCGGAGTTCCCCGGGAGGTTGAGGAGGACAGGAGCCGGGTGGTGGCGCTGGTGGAGTACCGGGACGGGAGCGTGATAGACACCGTTTTCCGGGTGGATTGCTGA
- a CDS encoding ATP-binding protein — protein sequence MEFQVRNVAQIAQADMRFGDLTVLVGPQGAGKSVLLQLFKLAIDRAYVEDTMASFGQDWQRGNPRALLDAYLGLGMGRSWNESSQMLLQGEPVDLASEPKGHPTQEALFYIPAQRAISMPAGWPQPYRAYRSTDPFVLKNFSEALRTHMDNISSRDNIFPTKWKLKGPMRKQIDWGVFHGAKVSMGDLSMQRQVVLKVGGGRDNYGVSYTAWSTGQREFFPFLMSCYRLLPSSKKTKDDNIQWVVIEEPEMGLHPRAIFSSVLPLVFDMLHRGYRVVISTHSPSVLEALWAIREINARILSKYNARDRSNKVKLISEMMGLKTARGDVKDMVDSLLEKKIQVYGFQLGQGKDHLVHVKDISTLDPSSDDPDISGWGGIVSYSCGISETVAKAERGAIR from the coding sequence ATGGAGTTTCAGGTCAGGAACGTGGCACAGATCGCCCAGGCGGATATGCGGTTCGGGGACCTCACCGTTCTGGTGGGCCCCCAGGGGGCGGGCAAGAGCGTGTTACTCCAGCTGTTCAAGCTGGCCATCGACAGGGCCTACGTGGAGGACACCATGGCCAGTTTCGGCCAGGACTGGCAAAGGGGCAACCCAAGGGCCCTGCTGGACGCCTACCTGGGGCTGGGCATGGGGCGCAGCTGGAATGAATCGAGCCAGATGCTGCTCCAGGGGGAACCGGTGGACCTGGCTTCCGAACCGAAGGGTCACCCCACCCAGGAGGCCCTGTTCTACATCCCCGCCCAGAGGGCCATATCCATGCCCGCCGGCTGGCCCCAGCCATACAGGGCCTACCGCTCCACGGACCCTTTCGTGCTCAAGAACTTCAGCGAAGCCCTCCGAACCCACATGGATAACATCTCCTCCCGAGATAACATCTTCCCCACCAAGTGGAAGCTCAAGGGCCCCATGCGGAAGCAGATCGACTGGGGGGTCTTCCACGGGGCCAAGGTCTCCATGGGGGACCTGTCAATGCAGAGACAGGTGGTCCTCAAGGTGGGGGGAGGGAGGGATAACTACGGAGTATCCTACACCGCCTGGTCGACCGGACAGAGGGAGTTCTTCCCCTTCCTGATGAGCTGCTACCGGCTGCTCCCCTCCTCTAAGAAAACCAAGGACGACAACATCCAGTGGGTGGTGATCGAGGAGCCCGAGATGGGGCTTCACCCCCGGGCCATCTTCTCCTCCGTCCTCCCCCTGGTGTTCGACATGCTGCACAGGGGCTACCGGGTGGTCATCTCCACCCACTCCCCCAGCGTGCTGGAGGCCCTGTGGGCCATCAGGGAGATAAATGCCAGGATCCTGTCCAAATACAACGCCAGGGACAGGAGCAACAAGGTGAAGCTCATATCGGAGATGATGGGGCTAAAAACCGCCCGGGGGGACGTGAAGGACATGGTGGACAGTCTCCTGGAAAAGAAGATCCAGGTCTACGGGTTCCAGCTGGGGCAAGGGAAGGACCACCTGGTGCATGTCAAGGACATATCCACCCTGGACCCCTCCAGCGACGACCCGGACATATCCGGATGGGGGGGGATCGTATCCTACAGCTGCGGGATCTCCGAGACGGTGGCCAAGGCGGAGAGGGGGGCCATCCGGTGA
- a CDS encoding M20/M25/M40 family metallo-hydrolase codes for MINRERLLEEFLELVRIPSPSGREKAMADLLVAKLAQMGLQVTVDDAGDKVGGQTGNVIGRLKGTVEAPTILFSAHMDTVTPCDAINPIVKNDTVYSDGTSVLGADDKGGITAILEALRVLKENSIPHGDVEVVFSIWEEGGLKGAFNLDTSALRAKHGYVLDSGGDVGQIITSGPAQDKIDAVIRGRSAHAGVAPEEGVSAIMIAARAIDRMNLLRIDPETTANVGYIMGGGATNIVTPEVTIRAEARSLDQEKLDRQSRHMVQCLEEAASHFGGSAEVTVTRAYPPFRLDDQHPTVAMVKRALERMGVTPTTTSTGGGSDTNVLNSKGIPSVNLGVGMRKVHTLEEHIHVKDLETSARMVLEIIRSFAGA; via the coding sequence TTGATAAACCGGGAAAGGCTGCTGGAGGAGTTCCTGGAGCTGGTGCGCATACCTAGCCCCTCTGGAAGGGAGAAGGCCATGGCGGACCTCTTGGTGGCCAAGCTCGCCCAGATGGGGCTTCAGGTCACCGTGGACGATGCGGGCGACAAGGTGGGGGGCCAGACGGGGAACGTGATAGGCCGCCTCAAGGGCACCGTGGAGGCCCCAACCATCCTATTCAGCGCCCACATGGACACCGTCACCCCCTGCGACGCCATCAACCCCATCGTCAAGAACGACACGGTCTACAGCGACGGCACCAGCGTACTCGGGGCGGACGACAAGGGGGGCATCACCGCCATCCTGGAGGCCCTGCGGGTCCTCAAGGAGAACTCCATCCCCCACGGTGACGTGGAGGTGGTCTTCTCCATATGGGAGGAGGGGGGCCTCAAGGGGGCCTTCAACCTGGACACATCCGCCCTCAGGGCTAAGCACGGCTACGTGCTGGACAGCGGCGGGGATGTGGGACAGATCATCACCTCCGGCCCCGCCCAGGACAAGATAGACGCGGTGATCCGGGGACGCAGCGCCCACGCGGGGGTGGCGCCGGAGGAAGGCGTAAGCGCCATCATGATCGCTGCCCGGGCCATCGACCGGATGAACCTGCTGAGGATAGACCCGGAGACCACCGCCAACGTGGGCTACATCATGGGGGGCGGGGCCACCAACATCGTCACCCCCGAGGTTACCATAAGGGCCGAGGCCCGAAGCCTGGACCAGGAGAAGCTGGACCGCCAGAGCCGCCACATGGTTCAATGCCTGGAGGAGGCGGCCTCCCACTTCGGGGGCTCCGCAGAGGTGACCGTCACCCGGGCGTACCCCCCCTTCCGGCTGGACGACCAACACCCCACGGTGGCCATGGTGAAGAGGGCCCTGGAGCGCATGGGGGTGACCCCCACCACCACCTCCACCGGCGGCGGCAGCGACACCAACGTGCTCAACTCCAAGGGGATCCCCTCGGTTAACCTGGGGGTTGGCATGAGGAAGGTCCACACCCTGGAGGAGCACATCCACGTGAAGGACCTGGAGACCTCCGCCCGGATGGTGCTGGAGATAATCCGCTCCTTCGCCGGCGCCTAG
- a CDS encoding AbgT family transporter yields MSQKRRGLFNRFLDLVEKGGNKLPHPATLFLILGVAIIIISGIAGSMGLKVTYERIAKGVAEQVTVEAVSLTNKEGIRRIVSEAVTNFTGFAPLGTVLVAMLGVAVAEGTGLIQACLKKLVLSTPKRLITFVVVFAGVMSNIASDAGYVVLVPLGAIVFMGFKRHPLAGLAAAFAGVSGGFSANLLVGTLDPLLSGISQAAANIFQPGYIVNPTDNYFFMAASTFVLSIIGTVITEKVVEPRLGEYHGGDHDDHDISTITDQERKGLRWAGLSLLIFVAIVAVLVAPSNGILRDDEGKILGHTPFMMGLVPLIAASFLIPGVFYGIATGSVKNDKHVANIMGKGMSTMGSYLVLAFFAAQFVAYFGWSNLGIILAVKGAELLKATGMTGVSLIIGFVLVAAFINLFIGSASAKWAIMAPVFVPMFMALGYTPAFTQLVYRIGDSCTNIITPLMSYFAVIVAFAQKYRKDIGMGTLISMMLPYSLAFLVGWTALLVIWFLLGLPIGPGAFIRL; encoded by the coding sequence TTGAGTCAGAAGCGACGAGGGCTGTTCAACCGGTTCCTGGACCTGGTGGAGAAGGGGGGCAACAAGTTACCCCACCCGGCAACCCTGTTCCTCATCCTTGGGGTGGCCATAATCATCATATCCGGCATAGCGGGATCCATGGGACTCAAGGTCACCTACGAGAGGATCGCCAAGGGGGTGGCGGAGCAGGTCACCGTGGAGGCGGTCAGCCTCACCAATAAGGAAGGGATCCGCCGGATCGTCTCCGAGGCGGTGACCAACTTCACCGGCTTCGCCCCGTTGGGCACCGTGTTGGTGGCCATGCTGGGAGTGGCGGTGGCGGAGGGCACGGGGCTCATCCAGGCGTGCCTCAAGAAGCTGGTGCTCAGCACCCCCAAGAGGCTCATCACCTTCGTGGTGGTCTTCGCGGGGGTCATGTCCAACATAGCCTCCGACGCGGGCTACGTGGTGCTGGTTCCCCTGGGGGCCATAGTATTCATGGGCTTCAAGCGGCATCCCCTGGCGGGACTGGCCGCCGCCTTCGCCGGCGTCTCCGGGGGCTTCAGCGCCAACCTTCTGGTGGGCACCCTGGACCCCCTCCTCTCGGGCATAAGCCAGGCGGCGGCCAACATCTTCCAGCCGGGCTACATCGTGAACCCCACGGATAACTACTTCTTCATGGCGGCCTCCACCTTCGTCCTCTCCATCATAGGCACCGTCATCACCGAGAAGGTGGTGGAGCCTCGGCTGGGAGAGTACCACGGGGGAGATCACGATGACCACGACATATCCACCATCACCGACCAGGAGCGCAAGGGCCTCCGCTGGGCGGGGCTGAGCCTGCTTATCTTCGTGGCCATCGTGGCCGTCCTGGTGGCCCCCTCAAACGGCATCCTCCGGGATGACGAGGGCAAGATCCTGGGACACACCCCATTCATGATGGGCCTGGTGCCCCTCATCGCCGCCTCGTTCCTCATCCCCGGGGTCTTCTACGGCATCGCCACCGGCTCGGTGAAGAACGACAAGCACGTGGCCAACATCATGGGCAAGGGCATGTCCACCATGGGCAGCTACCTGGTCCTGGCCTTCTTCGCCGCCCAGTTCGTGGCCTACTTCGGCTGGTCCAACCTGGGCATAATCCTGGCGGTCAAGGGGGCGGAGCTCCTCAAGGCCACGGGCATGACCGGCGTCAGCCTAATAATCGGATTCGTCCTGGTGGCGGCCTTCATTAACCTCTTCATCGGAAGCGCCTCCGCCAAGTGGGCCATAATGGCCCCGGTCTTCGTCCCCATGTTCATGGCCCTGGGCTACACCCCCGCTTTCACCCAGCTGGTCTACCGTATCGGGGACTCCTGCACCAACATAATCACCCCCCTCATGTCCTACTTCGCGGTCATCGTGGCCTTCGCCCAGAAGTACCGGAAGGACATCGGCATGGGGACCCTCATATCCATGATGCTCCCCTACTCCCTGGCCTTTCTGGTGGGCTGGACCGCCCTGCTGGTCATCTGGTTCCTGCTGGGACTCCCCATAGGACCCGGAGCGTTCATAAGGCTATAA
- the rocD gene encoding ornithine--oxo-acid transaminase, which produces MYTSKELMEMEHKYGAHNYHPLEVVISKAEGIWVEDPEGRRYMDMLSAYSAVNQGHRHPKIIQALKDQADLVTLTSRAFYNDRWPLFAKKLAEFVGKDMVLPMNTGAEAVETAIKTMRKWGYLVKGVEQDKAEIIVFEENFHGRTTTIISFSVDPDARDHYGPYTPGFVIVPYDDLEAVKRAVNKNTVGILVEPIQGEAGIRVPSDGFLKGLERICRENNVLLAVDEVQTGFCRTGKTFAFQHEGVDPDIIIMGKALGGGVFPVSAVAANENVLGVFKPGTHGSTFGGNPLACAVAMAAIDVLVEEKLADRAAELGKYFMDGLKAIQAKTDKIKEVRGKGLLIGLVLNESAGKARIYTTALKDKGLLCKETHSWIIRFAPPLVITKEEIDRALKMIEEVFVG; this is translated from the coding sequence ATGTACACTTCCAAGGAGCTCATGGAGATGGAGCACAAGTACGGTGCCCACAACTACCATCCCCTCGAGGTGGTTATCAGCAAGGCGGAGGGCATATGGGTGGAGGATCCGGAGGGGCGCCGCTACATGGACATGCTTTCCGCCTACTCGGCGGTTAACCAGGGGCATCGCCATCCCAAGATAATACAGGCCCTGAAGGATCAGGCGGACTTGGTGACCCTCACCTCCCGGGCGTTCTACAACGATCGTTGGCCCCTCTTCGCCAAGAAGCTGGCGGAGTTCGTGGGCAAGGACATGGTGCTTCCCATGAACACCGGCGCCGAGGCGGTGGAGACCGCAATAAAGACCATGCGCAAGTGGGGCTACCTGGTGAAGGGGGTTGAGCAGGACAAGGCGGAGATAATCGTCTTCGAGGAGAACTTCCACGGCCGGACCACCACCATCATCTCCTTCTCGGTGGATCCGGACGCCAGGGACCACTACGGCCCCTACACGCCGGGCTTCGTCATCGTCCCCTACGACGATCTGGAGGCGGTCAAGCGGGCGGTCAACAAGAACACGGTGGGCATCCTGGTGGAGCCCATCCAGGGTGAGGCGGGTATCCGGGTTCCCAGCGACGGGTTCCTCAAGGGACTTGAGCGGATCTGCCGGGAGAACAACGTGCTGCTGGCGGTGGACGAGGTCCAGACCGGCTTCTGCCGCACCGGCAAGACCTTCGCATTCCAGCACGAGGGGGTTGACCCGGACATCATAATCATGGGCAAGGCCCTGGGCGGTGGGGTGTTCCCCGTCTCCGCCGTGGCGGCCAACGAGAACGTCCTTGGGGTCTTCAAGCCCGGCACCCACGGTTCCACCTTCGGCGGCAACCCCCTGGCCTGTGCGGTGGCCATGGCGGCCATTGACGTGCTGGTGGAGGAGAAGCTGGCGGACCGGGCAGCGGAGCTGGGCAAGTACTTCATGGATGGGCTCAAGGCCATCCAGGCCAAGACGGACAAGATAAAGGAGGTCCGGGGCAAGGGGCTGCTGATCGGGCTGGTGCTGAACGAGTCCGCCGGCAAGGCCCGGATCTACACCACCGCCCTGAAGGACAAGGGGCTCCTCTGCAAGGAGACCCACAGCTGGATCATCCGCTTCGCTCCCCCTCTGGTGATCACCAAGGAGGAGATCGACCGGGCCCTCAAGATGATCGAGGAGGTCTTCGTGGGGTAG
- a CDS encoding efflux RND transporter permease subunit: protein MLHRASLRRPIAMGCLLIALSLLGINAYRKMGLELMPKADVPYVTVVAIWPGASPRDIETDVAKKIEDAVSSVDGIKHIKSTCMENVAVVSLEFELGTDVNVAANDVREKIDPIVPDLPEGVEKPIIQKFDINASPIITMALVGDMRLDELYDYADSRLKDRFSTIPGVAEVRLTGGSKRELHVLLDPFRLAERGLTSSQVTRALAEGVRTIPSGRIKDGEDEWSVRFDGDYRSVQDLAMMPIAARNGARVYLRDVAQIRFDTAERRQAVFLDGRQAVGIRIVKKADANAVELVDRVMRTFESLKGELPGGMRLVWVTDEGTYIRSSVRNTISSIVQGIVLTAGILFFFLYNLRSTLVVSVTMPLTIIMSLFFMQLMGYTLNTSTLLALGLSVGILVSNSLVVLERVLSKLKEHGDPKRAALEGTSEVALAVLASAGTNVVVLLPIGLMGSMVGLFFRPFAITSLTVNAMSIFISFTLTPILSAYLLKVTSGGRLERLEERFNRWLDRLSDRYVGAVRHLVSSRARATGVLVLVLVLFLHAMTLPKRIGFNFAPDVDKGNVYVKLEFPTRQNLDATVQGVREAEERLRDLPHLRHVFSTVGTVEGIGENEEGVYLAQLLLNFSDKTERRESIFQLVEEARRRMRDFPGAKVSVSIPSFIGGQNVPIQMDIMGDDFEQLDRIALEVQRRVQEKGGFFDVDTSVREGKRELLVRPNRAVLADLGVPPLAIGGMLRNNLEGQKAAVFKTLDKNYDIRVKFQEVSGTQRVASFQLPGPGGSTVPLASVAQVSQGLSPIKVYRSDKMRTSKLFASLSPGYPLGTAVEDVEDMVKRENLLPPGYTVKFRGDYERMADANQAFLEAGVLSVILTFLTLSAILESFKWPVLILTTVPLGMVGVFWALWLTSTGMNIFVLLGAVMLIGIVVNNAILVVDQFRSLRAQRPGLDSAELMLMALKESFRPVLMVTLAAVLGMMPLALSRGMGSEFTTGIGIASAGGVAMSGLLALFVIPLLYIVHLEWKSRRGGDGGKG, encoded by the coding sequence ATGCTTCACCGGGCCTCCCTGAGGCGCCCCATCGCCATGGGGTGTCTGCTGATCGCCCTGTCGCTACTGGGGATCAACGCCTACCGGAAGATGGGGCTGGAGCTGATGCCCAAGGCGGACGTGCCGTACGTCACGGTGGTCGCCATCTGGCCCGGCGCCTCCCCCCGGGATATAGAAACCGACGTGGCCAAGAAGATCGAGGACGCGGTCTCCTCCGTGGACGGGATAAAGCACATAAAGTCCACCTGCATGGAGAACGTGGCGGTGGTGAGCCTGGAGTTCGAGCTGGGCACCGACGTCAACGTGGCGGCCAACGACGTCCGGGAGAAGATCGACCCCATCGTGCCGGACCTGCCCGAGGGGGTGGAGAAGCCCATAATCCAGAAGTTCGACATCAACGCCTCCCCCATCATCACCATGGCGCTGGTGGGGGACATGAGGCTGGACGAGCTGTACGACTACGCGGACTCCCGGCTCAAGGACCGGTTCTCAACCATTCCGGGGGTGGCGGAGGTGAGGCTCACCGGGGGCTCCAAGCGGGAGCTCCACGTGCTACTGGACCCTTTCCGGCTGGCGGAGCGGGGGCTCACCTCCAGCCAGGTGACCCGGGCCCTGGCGGAGGGGGTCCGGACCATACCTTCCGGGCGGATCAAGGACGGGGAGGACGAGTGGTCCGTCCGGTTCGACGGGGACTACCGGAGCGTCCAGGACCTGGCCATGATGCCCATAGCGGCCCGGAACGGGGCCAGGGTGTACCTGAGGGACGTGGCCCAAATCCGGTTCGACACCGCGGAGAGGCGTCAGGCGGTCTTCCTGGACGGCCGTCAGGCGGTGGGCATCCGGATCGTCAAGAAGGCGGACGCCAACGCGGTGGAGTTGGTGGACCGGGTGATGAGGACCTTCGAGTCCCTTAAGGGGGAGCTCCCCGGGGGGATGAGGCTGGTATGGGTCACCGATGAGGGGACCTACATCCGCTCCTCGGTGCGGAACACCATCTCCAGCATAGTCCAGGGGATAGTCCTCACCGCCGGCATCCTCTTCTTCTTCCTGTACAACCTGCGGTCCACCCTGGTGGTGTCGGTCACCATGCCCCTCACCATAATCATGTCCCTGTTCTTCATGCAGCTCATGGGCTACACGCTGAACACCTCCACCCTGCTGGCCCTGGGGCTGTCGGTGGGGATTTTGGTGTCCAACAGCCTGGTGGTGCTGGAGCGGGTGCTGTCCAAGCTGAAGGAGCACGGGGACCCCAAGAGGGCCGCCCTGGAGGGCACGTCGGAGGTGGCCCTGGCGGTGCTGGCCAGCGCGGGCACCAACGTGGTGGTGTTGCTACCCATAGGGCTCATGGGCAGCATGGTGGGGCTCTTCTTCCGCCCCTTCGCTATCACGTCCCTGACGGTGAACGCCATGTCCATCTTCATATCATTCACACTGACCCCCATCCTATCCGCGTACCTCCTCAAGGTGACCTCCGGCGGGAGGCTGGAGAGGCTGGAGGAGCGGTTCAACCGGTGGCTGGACCGGCTATCGGATAGGTACGTGGGGGCGGTGCGGCACCTGGTGTCCAGCCGGGCCCGGGCCACCGGGGTACTGGTCCTGGTGCTGGTGCTCTTCCTGCACGCCATGACGTTGCCCAAGAGGATAGGGTTCAACTTCGCCCCCGACGTGGACAAGGGGAACGTTTACGTGAAGCTGGAGTTCCCAACCCGCCAGAACCTGGACGCCACGGTCCAGGGGGTGAGAGAGGCGGAGGAGCGGCTCAGGGACCTTCCTCACCTGAGGCACGTGTTCTCCACCGTGGGCACCGTGGAAGGCATCGGGGAGAACGAGGAGGGGGTGTACCTAGCGCAGCTGCTGCTCAATTTCTCCGACAAGACCGAGAGACGGGAGAGCATCTTCCAGCTGGTGGAGGAGGCTCGGCGGCGCATGAGGGACTTCCCGGGGGCCAAGGTGTCGGTAAGCATACCTTCATTCATAGGGGGGCAGAACGTGCCCATCCAGATGGACATAATGGGGGACGACTTCGAGCAGCTGGACCGGATAGCCCTTGAAGTTCAGCGTCGGGTCCAGGAGAAGGGGGGCTTCTTCGACGTGGACACCTCGGTGAGGGAGGGCAAGCGGGAGTTGCTGGTGCGGCCCAACAGGGCGGTGCTGGCGGACCTGGGGGTGCCCCCCCTGGCCATAGGGGGCATGTTGAGGAACAACCTGGAGGGGCAGAAGGCGGCGGTCTTCAAGACCCTGGACAAGAACTACGACATCCGGGTCAAGTTCCAGGAGGTGTCCGGAACCCAGCGGGTGGCCAGCTTCCAGCTGCCCGGGCCCGGGGGTTCCACGGTGCCGTTGGCTTCGGTAGCCCAAGTGAGCCAGGGCCTGTCCCCCATCAAGGTTTACAGGTCAGACAAGATGAGGACCAGCAAGCTGTTCGCCAGCCTCTCCCCTGGGTATCCGCTGGGCACCGCGGTGGAGGACGTGGAGGACATGGTGAAGCGGGAGAACCTGTTGCCCCCAGGCTACACGGTGAAGTTCCGGGGGGACTACGAGCGGATGGCGGACGCCAACCAGGCGTTCCTGGAGGCGGGGGTTCTGTCGGTGATCCTCACGTTCCTCACGCTGTCGGCCATACTGGAGTCCTTCAAGTGGCCGGTGTTGATCCTCACCACTGTTCCCCTGGGGATGGTGGGGGTATTCTGGGCCCTGTGGCTAACATCAACGGGGATGAACATCTTCGTGCTTCTCGGGGCGGTGATGCTGATAGGCATCGTGGTCAACAACGCCATCCTGGTGGTGGACCAGTTCAGGTCTCTGAGGGCCCAAAGGCCTGGGCTGGACAGTGCGGAGCTGATGCTCATGGCGCTCAAGGAGTCGTTCCGCCCAGTGTTGATGGTCACGCTGGCGGCGGTGCTTGGGATGATGCCCCTGGCGCTGTCCCGTGGGATGGGCAGCGAGTTCACCACCGGCATAGGCATCGCCTCCGCCGGTGGGGTGGCAATGTCGGGGCTGCTGGCCCTGTTCGTGATTCCCCTCCTCTACATAGTTCACCTGGAGTGGAAGTCCCGCCGGGGAGGGGATGGGGGGAAGGGATGA